The region GTTCCAGCGATGAATGTCCGCACCGTCGAGCCGCACCGTACCGCCGAGGGTCGGCCAAACACCGACCAGTACGCGGGCCAAAGTCGACTTACCGGAACCGGAGGCGCCAAGCACACCCAATACTTCCCCTGCACCCAGACTGAAATTGACCATATGCAACGTGGCAGCACGCTTGCCCGGAGGGCCGGCGCTGACTTGTTCAAAGCTGATCTGACCTTTGGGGGCTGGCAGCTCCATGGCTTCGTCACTGGGTGGATAGGCTTGCAGCAACGCATCGAGGCGGCGGTAAGCGAGTTTGGCGCCGCTCCATTGTTTCCATACGGCGATCAGTTGATCGATGGGGCTCAGGACCCGGCCCATGAGGATGGAGCCGGCAATCATCATCCCGGCAGTCATTTCGCCCTTGATCACCAGCAAGGCACCCAGGCCCAGCACCAGCGATTGCAGGCACAGACGCAAGGTCTTGCTCGCGGAGCTGATGACCGCGCCGGTGTCACTGGCCTGATTTTGCAAACCCAGGAAGCGTGAATGCACCTGGAACCAGCGCTTGCGCAAGGCACCGAGCATGCCCATGGCCTGAATGGTTTCGGCGTTATGCAAGTGGCTGGTGGCTAGTTGGCTGGACCGCTGGGAAAAACCCGCGGCTTCGCCCAACGGCTTTTTGGTCATGGCTTCGTTAAGGAATGCCAGGCCGATCAGCAGCACCGCGCCGGCAGTGGCCAGCACGCCCAGCCAGACGTTAAACAGGAAAATCACAAACAGGTACACCGGGAACCATGGCGCATCGAAGAAGGCGAACAACGCCGGGCCGGTGACGAACTGGCGAATGTGGGTCAGATCCCCGAGCGACTGCCCGGCGTTGCCCTCGCCTTTAAACAGGTTGCGCTCGAACGCCGCCTGATAGACCCGCAGGTTGAAGCGGCGCTCCAGTTGGCTGCCGATGCGGATAACGATGAAACTGCGCACGATCTCCAGCACGCCGATGAAGGCAAAAAACCCACCACCATCAATGACAACATGGCCAGGGTTGTTTCGTTTTGCGAAGACAGCACGCGGTCATAGACCTGAAGCATATAAATAGACGGAACCAGCATCAGCACGTTAATCAACGCGGTAAAACAACCGACGCTGATCAGGATGCTTTTATAGTCGCCCAGTGCCTTGAATAACGGTGCGGTGCCTGGGGCGTTCGCCATCTTCATTGAGTTTTCCTGAGATGATATGCCTCGCCATTCATTGACGAGATTTCTATTAACTGTCCGCACACGGGTCGAGACATTCTTCGCAAGTTACTGCTTACACTTTCATAACAACTCTTTTCATAAATCGAGAGTTTCGGTTATTGAAGGGCTGCTTATAACTGCAACAGCAAGCTATATATCGGCGGCTGGCGCCGGGTCAGCTATTTTTCGCTTTGCGCTGCGCGCACGAGCGTAATGATCAGACCTGACTTCAGCGTGCTTTTATAAAGCCCCTCACGCTGTCGGCTGAAGAACACAATTCTTGAACCTTCTTTGCCGGTAATCGAGATACCGTCCGGTTCCGGGAACCAGCCAATCGCCGGTTCGTCCAGCCAGGCACTGAGGCATTCGGCGCCATTACCCAGGGTTTGCTGTTGTTCAAAATCGATGGCGCAGACGTTCGACGGTTTGTCCTGCAACGCTTGGGATTCGGCGGTGTCTTGCGGGGTGTTGAGGGTGGCCTGCCAACGACCTGCCAGTTCCGAGGGGTCCGCTAATTTCAGGCTGCTTGCCATGGCTACATCTCCAAAAACATCATCAGCGTCGCCAATAGCCACGCGGTTGCTCTGTAGGTAAAGGCGTTATGGGTCATAGGACGTTTTACTCCGGCGTGTAGCCTTACTCACAGCAGGCAACGATGCAAGGACAGAGCGCGGCGCATCAAGCGCCGCGCTCCTTTTTGCCTTGAATCAGGCCACGATGTCTGTGGTAACTGCCTGACCAACGGTGCTGACCAGGAAGTCAGCCACGCCGTGCCCGGAGAAGTCCACCGACAACAGGCTGTTGCCACCGGAAGAGGTCAGCACCGCATCGCCTGCCGCACCTGTGAACGAATTCACGAAGTGCAGACCTGCGCCTTTGGTGATACCGGTCAGGTCGATCTTGTCCAGGCCACTGACAAAATCCATGATCTGATCGGCCGCACCTGGCTTGGAGTCAGTGCTGGCGGCAAACACGAAGGTGTCCGAACCCGAACCACCCCACAGTTTGTCCGCACCGCCCGCGCCGTAGAGGATGTCGTTGCCGGCACCGCCCTTCAGCTCGTTGGCCACGCTGTTACCGATCAGCAAGTCATTGCCCGAACCACCAATGGCGTTCTCGATGATCGCGCCCTTGGCGATGGACACGTTGCCCACCAGACCGCCAACGTCGGAGAACGAGGCGTCATTGAGGTTGATCTTCTGGTTTTGGGTAAAACCGGAGAAGTCCAGGGTGTCCTTGCCGCCCGCATCCCAAACCGAGAACACCAGTTTATCGGACGACGAGGTTGCGCTCAGGAAGTCACGACCGGCGTTGGAGTTGAAGCCGTAGGTGGTGTCACCGGTACGGGTCTCCATGTTGGCGCCGTAGAGCTTCTGGATGGCCGCGATATCGTCCATCAGCGGGCCGGACGAATACGCTTCGACGCCGCCCTTGCTGAAGTTCTGGTTGGTATTGCTTTCACTCCAGTAGCTCATGAGGCTGTAGCCACGGGTGTCCTGGCCGTAGGACGCGTCGTTGTAGGTCGGGTTGCCTTCGCCGGCGTTGTAGTCGCCAGGGTGAGCCAAGCCCAGGGTGTGGCCAATTTCGTGCGTCAGGGTTTGACGCCCGTAGTTGCTCAAGCCCGGGGTTTTGTTGACGTTGTAGCCACTGCCAGTCAGGTACCAGGACTGACCGTCATAACCCGGCTCGGTGCCCGGCAGGAACGCAAATGCCGCTGCACCTTCCTGGCCGCCGCTGTAGTTACCGAAAGTCATGTGGCCGTCGCCACCCTTGGACGCTTCGGCAAAAGTAACGTTGGCCACATCGCCCCAGGATTGCATGGCGAGCACGGCCTGGGATTTTTGCAGGGCGCTGAACTGACTGAAACCGGTGACGCCCAGACCGCTGAAGTTCGAGGTCTGGGACGTCAGAAAGGTGTAAGTCAGTTCGATCTTGCCGCTGCCGTTGAGATCGTGCCAGGAAGCACCATCGCGCAGCAGTTGAGTCGCGGCTTGATCCACCGAGAAGGAGGGTTTGCCATTGACCGTGAGGTTGCCGCCACGATCGTACTGATGGCTGAAGCTATCGATCTGGCTGAACGCAGAACTCGGCGCGGCCAGTGCTTGCAGTGGCTGGAAGGCCAGTTCGGCGGAATCAATAGCTTTGGCTTTTACTTTCGACATAAACACACTTCCTTGTTAATCAATGGAACAGTTTTTGTCCGACGGGACAATCTCTGGCGAGATCGTCCAATCACTCGCCCAATGAAGGCGTAAGAAACCTGACACAATTTGAAATCAGACGTCTACTACTTTTTTTGGCCAAATTGGTGCACTCAGGCAAGTGCCCGGAAACAATGGATGCGGGGTAGAAATATAGTTTTCAGAGAGGAGGTTTGAACTGATTGTCAGACAATTGGATATTTAAATATTAAATAGAGATAAGTTGTGTTTTGTCGAAAGCGTCTCACTTTGCTGGACTTATTAATATCAGTGCCAGTGCATTGCCATCAACTAATTAAACATTTAGTGAATACTTGTTGCTGCGTTGGCGCTTGATGGAATAAGTAACCTGTGGCGAGGGGCTTGGCCCCGCTGGACTGCGCAGCAGCGCCCTTCTTTTGGGACAAGCGGGGGCAAGCTCCCTCACCACAGACAAGCTCTACGCCACAGCATTCGAATAGCCTGACCTCAACTCCCCGTCCGAATCTTGTTCCACACCCGCGTCCGAATCCGGTCGATATTCAGTGGCATCGCCTCCAGCGCGAACAATTTCCCCATCATCTCCGGGCTCGGATAGACCTTGGTATCGTTCTTGATCGCCGGGTCGATCAGGCTGTCGGCCTGTTGATTGCCATTGGCGTAGTGCACGTAGTTGCTGATATCGGCCATCACGTCCGGGCGCAGCAGGTAGTTCATGAAGGCGTAGCCGGCCTTGTCGTCCGGGGCGTCGGCGGGCATGGCGACCATGTCGAACCAGATGGCGGCGCCTTCCTTGGGAATGGAGTAACCGATGTCGACGCCGTTCTTGGCTTCTTTTGCGCGGTTTTCCGCTTGCAGGATGTCGCCGGAGAAACCGACCGCCACGCAGATGTCGCCGTTGACCAGGTCGCTGGTGTATTTGGAGGAGTGGAAATAGCTGACATATGGCCGGACTTTCATTAGCAGCGCTTCGGCCTTTTTATAGTCTTCGGGGTTTTTACTGTGGTGCGGCAGACCCAGGTAGTTCAGGGCGGCGGGCAGCAATTCCGGGCCATTGTCGAGAATGGCCACGCCGCACTTTTGCAGCTTTTTCATGTTTTCGGGTTTGAAGATCAGGTCCCAGGAATCCACGGGCGCGTTGTCGCCCAACACCGCTTTGACCTTGGCGATGTTGTAGCCGATGCCGGTGCTGCCCCATAGGTACGGGAAGCCATGTTCGTTGCCCGGATCGTTGGTTTGCAGCGCAGTGAGTAGCACCGGGTTGAGGTTTTTCCAGTTCGGCAATTGGCTCTTGTCGAGTTTCTTCAACGCCCCGCCCTGAATCTGCCGGGCCATGAAGTGATTGGACGGGAACACCACGTCATAGCCGGATTTGCCGGTCATCAGCTTGCCGTCGAGGGTTTCATTGCTGTCGTAGACGTCGTAGCTGAAGCCGATGCCGGTTTCTTTCTGGAAGTTCTTGGTGGTGTCTGGGGCGATGTAGTCCGACCAATTGTAGATCTTGACCGTTTCCGCCGCGTGGCTGAGGGTCGCGACCAGTGCGAGGGGTGCCAGGGTCAGTGTCTTTCGGATCATGAGTCGATTCCTGTATGGGTTGTTGTTATTGGCAGGCAATCAAAAGATCAAAATCAAAAAATCAAAACGTAGGTCTTGCGCACGGTTTCCTGGATATCCCAGATACCGAGACTATTGGCCGGCAACATCAGTGCATCGCCAGCTTCTATGTGCAGGGTTTCCCCGCCGTCGGGGGTGAAGGTGCAGCGGCCCTGGATGAAGTGGCAGAACTCCTGGGCGACGATCTGCCGCCGCCAGCGGCCGGGGGTGCATTCCCAAACGCCGGTTTCAACGCCATCGTCCCGCTCGACGCTGGTGGTCGAGGCCACCGCCGCCGGGATTCCCAGCGGTACGGCGACGGGGTTGGACTCGTCCAGTTTCAAGGTGACGGTGTTTTTGAATTGCGTGATGCTCATGGGAGTACCTGTCGATATAGAGAACGCTTTTTTAGTGCATGAAACCTTCCATGAACCCCGCCACACCGCTGGCGAGCTTGCGCCGCCAGGGGGCAGTGGCCGGGTTGGCAAGGGTCTGGTCTTCGTGGACGAAGCTGCGGATGATCGCGTTGTAGCCGAGCCAACGGCAGGGTTCCGGCTCCCAGGCTCTTAACGCATTGAGGCCGCCTTGGGGGATGACCCAAGGCTGGCGCACCAGATCGGTATCGCGCTCCAGAATCAGATCGGCCAGGGTTCGTCCGCCCAGATTGCTGGCACCGACACCCTCCCCGCCATAACCGCCGGACAAGGCAATGCCATTGGCCCGATCGCAGAGCATGTGCGGTTTGAAGTGACGGGACATGCCCAGGTTGCCGCCCCAGGCGTGGGTGATGCGCACGTTCTTCAACTGCGGGAACAGTTCGCCGAACAGATAACGCCGCAGCTCCACTTCGCTGGTGGTCAGGTCGAAGTCATGGCGCAATTTGCCGGCAAATTGGTAGCCACCCCGCGCACCGAACACCAGACGATTGTCGACAGTGCGCTGACCATAGGTGACCTGACGGCTGGCTTCACTAAAGGCCTGGCCCTGGCTAAGACCGATTTCATCCCAGGTGGCGGCGGACAGCGGTTCGGTGGCTACCAGCAGGCTCTGTACGGGCAACTGATAGCGGCCCAAGGGCGGCATCGTCACCGAATAGCCTTCAACTGCCGGCACGATCCAACGACTGCGAACCTGGGCTTTCGCCGTACGCAGGCTGCCGGACTGCCAGTGGGTGACCGGGCTGCTCTCGTAAATCTTGACGCCCATGCGCTCCACTGTCCGCGCCAGGCCTCGGACCAACTTTGCCGGATTGATGGTCGCTACGTGCGGTGCATAGATACCGCCATAAGGCTTGGCAACCCTGATCTGTTGCGCCAATTGCTCAGGGTTGAGCCAGCGGTAATCGTTTTCGGTCAGACCCTGGCGGTAGAGTTTGTCCAGATAACTGCGCAAGCTGGCTTCCTGCTCGGGATAGCGGGCCGCGCAATACAGCACGCCGCCCTTGCGGTAATCGCAGTCGATGCCTTCGCGTTCGAGGACGATCTCTACTTCATCGGGAATGCCGTGCAACAGATCAAACGAGGCACGACGCTGTTCGGCCGGCAGACCGGCGAGCAAACGGTCCTCGCCCAGCAGGTTGCCCATCAGCCAGCCACCATTGCGGCCCGACGCACCAAACCCGGCGGTTTGCGCTTCGACGATGGCGATCTCAAGTCCTGGGGCCAGGCGCTTGAGGTAATAAGCGGTCCAGAGCCCGGTGTAGCCAGCGCCAATGATGGCCACGTCGACGTCCAGGTCCCGTTCCAGGGCCGGACGTGCCAGCAACGGCTCGTCGAGTTGATCCATCCATAAACTGATCGTGCGCCACGCCGGCATAACAAGACTCCACCACTCAAACTTCGATGGCGTCGATCCTAGAGCGTGACCTCAGCGACTGTCTTGCGCGCGTGCACGCAAAGAAATTTGTTTGACGTAGGCCTTGGGCGACTGGCCGGTGTGCTGGCGAAAACAACTGTAAAACGCCGACAGTGAGTTGAAACCGGCGGCGAATGCCAGTTCATCGACTCGCAACGGTGGTGTGGCCTTATCCAATGCAGCCAAAAGATGCTGCAAACGCGCCTGATTGACGTAGCGATAGAAGCTTTGCCCGAGCACCTGGTTCAGCAGGTAGGAAATCTGATTGCGGCTGTAACCGCACTCCTTTGCCACCCGCTGCAAATCGAGCTCGGGGTCCAGATAAGGTTGCTGGCGCTCGAAGTACTGCTGCAGGTCTTCGGCCATGAAACTCAGCTGTCGCGGCGACAAGCCGAGCCGACTGGCCGCCGGGCGTAGGTTGCTGCTGGTTTTACTGGAAGGTTGTTCGCGCACCAGAGAGGCGTACTCGTTGACGCGCCAGATCAGCCCGTCGCGCACGGTGATGGCTTCGCTGGAACGAAACGACACCAGCCCGTCGCTGCCGCGCAGGGTCATCTGGTACTGAATGAACGCCGTATTCCCGTCCAGCCGAATGCGATCCGAGTGCTCGAGCGCTTCATCGGGATTGCGCGGCATGCTGTCGCGCACGTACTCGCGCAGCTCGTCCAGCCTCATCACGCGGTTCTGGAAAAAGTCGCTGTACTGAATATCCGGGTGATGCAGGGCCATGACGCCATTCAGGTCCCGGTATTTCCAGCACAGGTGGTAGCGCATGACCGTTTCGCCCGTGGCCTGGGTTTGCAGCGGACCATCATCATCGGCGTGCATAAAGCGCTCGGCGAAAAAATCGAGCTTGCCGAACTTCGGCCTCGGCTTCAATGGCCAATCAATGATGGCCTTTTGTCGATGAATGACCGGCGCGTGACCCATATCAAAAAAACGGTACCAATCGCCAAACAGACTGAAAAAATCCACATGGTTTTCACATCTGGATGCTACTTTTAAATGCATTCACCGGTTGAGCCATTGACGGCTCTTCCCCCTAACATGAGCTAAAGGAAGCGCTCGATGACTAAGGCGGGCAACACATGAACAAAGGGTCATTCAGCAAAGTCACCTTTCCCAACGCCTGCCAGCTGATGCGCTGGCATTTTCATCCCATGGGTTTCGAGGCGAGCATGGACGCACCGGGCAGCATGATTGCCCGTCTTTTTGACCGTGCCAGTGGCGAGACCATGATCGCCATTGCCGGCATTCCTTGCGCGACTGTGATGAATGCTGCGGATGTAGAACGAATAATCGAAGCGGTGGAGGACGAGCTTGAGGCTTTTATTCCGCCGATGGCGCTCAGAAGTTATGCCTGAGCATTTAACAGCCGACAAAAAGCCCACATGATGTGGGCTTTTTTGTGGGTGCGTACATTATCCCGACACACTGAAATCCAATGTGGGTTCGGGGTTTAGGCGGACTTGGTGGTTTGTCGGTGATCCGCGAAGAACGCCTTGCCCTTGCCGATCTTGTCCGACGCCCTGGGCATATTGACTGCCTGGCCTTCCTGGCCATCGACATACCAGTAGCAATGACTCACCGCCCGGGTAATGCCGACATAGGCCAGTCGCAGGATTTCGTCTTTCTGGGCACTGTCATACGGTTCGCTGTCCCCAACCTTGCCAAGCCCGGCCATGCGATAAACC is a window of Pseudomonas sp. 10S4 DNA encoding:
- a CDS encoding serralysin family metalloprotease: MSKVKAKAIDSAELAFQPLQALAAPSSAFSQIDSFSHQYDRGGNLTVNGKPSFSVDQAATQLLRDGASWHDLNGSGKIELTYTFLTSQTSNFSGLGVTGFSQFSALQKSQAVLAMQSWGDVANVTFAEASKGGDGHMTFGNYSGGQEGAAAFAFLPGTEPGYDGQSWYLTGSGYNVNKTPGLSNYGRQTLTHEIGHTLGLAHPGDYNAGEGNPTYNDASYGQDTRGYSLMSYWSESNTNQNFSKGGVEAYSSGPLMDDIAAIQKLYGANMETRTGDTTYGFNSNAGRDFLSATSSSDKLVFSVWDAGGKDTLDFSGFTQNQKINLNDASFSDVGGLVGNVSIAKGAIIENAIGGSGNDLLIGNSVANELKGGAGNDILYGAGGADKLWGGSGSDTFVFAASTDSKPGAADQIMDFVSGLDKIDLTGITKGAGLHFVNSFTGAAGDAVLTSSGGNSLLSVDFSGHGVADFLVSTVGQAVTTDIVA
- a CDS encoding polyamine ABC transporter substrate-binding protein, with product MIRKTLTLAPLALVATLSHAAETVKIYNWSDYIAPDTTKNFQKETGIGFSYDVYDSNETLDGKLMTGKSGYDVVFPSNHFMARQIQGGALKKLDKSQLPNWKNLNPVLLTALQTNDPGNEHGFPYLWGSTGIGYNIAKVKAVLGDNAPVDSWDLIFKPENMKKLQKCGVAILDNGPELLPAALNYLGLPHHSKNPEDYKKAEALLMKVRPYVSYFHSSKYTSDLVNGDICVAVGFSGDILQAENRAKEAKNGVDIGYSIPKEGAAIWFDMVAMPADAPDDKAGYAFMNYLLRPDVMADISNYVHYANGNQQADSLIDPAIKNDTKVYPSPEMMGKLFALEAMPLNIDRIRTRVWNKIRTGS
- a CDS encoding helix-turn-helix transcriptional regulator, which translates into the protein MHADDDGPLQTQATGETVMRYHLCWKYRDLNGVMALHHPDIQYSDFFQNRVMRLDELREYVRDSMPRNPDEALEHSDRIRLDGNTAFIQYQMTLRGSDGLVSFRSSEAITVRDGLIWRVNEYASLVREQPSSKTSSNLRPAASRLGLSPRQLSFMAEDLQQYFERQQPYLDPELDLQRVAKECGYSRNQISYLLNQVLGQSFYRYVNQARLQHLLAALDKATPPLRVDELAFAAGFNSLSAFYSCFRQHTGQSPKAYVKQISLRARAQDSR
- a CDS encoding DUF1652 domain-containing protein translates to MNKGSFSKVTFPNACQLMRWHFHPMGFEASMDAPGSMIARLFDRASGETMIAIAGIPCATVMNAADVERIIEAVEDELEAFIPPMALRSYA
- a CDS encoding cupin domain-containing protein; protein product: MSITQFKNTVTLKLDESNPVAVPLGIPAAVASTTSVERDDGVETGVWECTPGRWRRQIVAQEFCHFIQGRCTFTPDGGETLHIEAGDALMLPANSLGIWDIQETVRKTYVLIF
- a CDS encoding NAD(P)/FAD-dependent oxidoreductase: MPAWRTISLWMDQLDEPLLARPALERDLDVDVAIIGAGYTGLWTAYYLKRLAPGLEIAIVEAQTAGFGASGRNGGWLMGNLLGEDRLLAGLPAEQRRASFDLLHGIPDEVEIVLEREGIDCDYRKGGVLYCAARYPEQEASLRSYLDKLYRQGLTENDYRWLNPEQLAQQIRVAKPYGGIYAPHVATINPAKLVRGLARTVERMGVKIYESSPVTHWQSGSLRTAKAQVRSRWIVPAVEGYSVTMPPLGRYQLPVQSLLVATEPLSAATWDEIGLSQGQAFSEASRQVTYGQRTVDNRLVFGARGGYQFAGKLRHDFDLTTSEVELRRYLFGELFPQLKNVRITHAWGGNLGMSRHFKPHMLCDRANGIALSGGYGGEGVGASNLGGRTLADLILERDTDLVRQPWVIPQGGLNALRAWEPEPCRWLGYNAIIRSFVHEDQTLANPATAPWRRKLASGVAGFMEGFMH